A genomic segment from Geitlerinema sp. PCC 7407 encodes:
- a CDS encoding FHA domain-containing protein: protein MVQTQICSDASRRALSFFQQNPLISRSLLSDCNHDFEQVTTIIEPLLNPTARCSVAAHYIQAIATERTSFLATNLTPAPDLQITDLSSSWLVGRGARCAISIQDSSVSRCHSVISYCPENGFYLTDVGSSNGTFLNCRRIPTLERLSLRDGDLIQFGNVQVEFFLSIHQSEAIAFSDATFF from the coding sequence ATGGTACAGACCCAGATCTGCTCCGATGCCAGTCGCCGAGCCCTCAGCTTTTTTCAACAAAATCCCTTAATTTCGCGATCGCTCCTGTCAGACTGCAACCACGACTTCGAGCAAGTCACGACGATTATTGAGCCCCTGCTCAATCCGACGGCGCGCTGCAGTGTGGCAGCCCACTATATCCAGGCGATCGCCACTGAGCGCACCAGCTTTCTGGCCACCAACCTCACGCCAGCGCCCGATTTGCAAATCACAGATCTCAGCAGTAGCTGGCTCGTTGGTCGGGGCGCTCGCTGTGCCATCAGCATCCAGGACAGCTCCGTGTCTCGCTGTCACTCCGTCATCAGCTACTGCCCTGAAAATGGCTTTTACCTGACCGATGTCGGCAGCAGCAACGGCACCTTCCTCAACTGTCGCCGCATCCCGACCCTCGAGCGCCTCTCGCTGCGCGACGGGGACCTGATTCAGTTCGGCAACGTGCAGGTCGAGTTTTTCCTCTCGATCCATCAGTCCGAGGCGATCGCCTTCTCCGACGCCACCTTCTTCTAA